Genomic window (Equus asinus isolate D_3611 breed Donkey chromosome 8, EquAss-T2T_v2, whole genome shotgun sequence):
CTCTCCCGAGGAGCTGGTCAGCAGGAGGTCACTGGGGAACCTGGGGAGGTAGGTGGGAAGTGGGCAGggcacccacccaccccctccctgccccactgtGAGACCCTGAGGCATGTCGGCCTGGTGACCTCCAATTCTGAcactccacctcctccctccctggggctGGCTTAGGGTCTATGGTTCACCCTGGGTCAGGGGTCACATACTTTTTCTGTGTCTCAGCATCCATGACAATGGAGATATAGCCCTCAATGAGGGAGAAGGCAAAAAATGTGATGGAACTGGGTCCAGGACTGCCAGAGGCTGCCTCCTTGGGGGCACTGGGGAGGAACAGGAGACTCAGGTGCTCTGCTGGGCACCCAGCCCACTCCATCTCCTCCCAGTCAGCCTCCAGAGCCCCGGGCAGGAGCTGGCACAGGTGGCCCTGGGCAGACCCTCCCATCTCTGGGTCACTTTTCCTCCCGTCTGAGGGCCCTGATCTCCTTTGGTGCAGGTATGGATGGAAGAGAATGATGAACCCTGTCTGTGCCAAAGGTGCAGGACCCCAGGGCCAGACGGCCTGACCAGGGCACGGCTCTGTCCACACTACAAGAGAGGACTCTGGCTGTGGTATCAGGACCTTCCTTGAACACCAGTGAAGGGCACATGGGCATCACAGGCTGCCATGAACCCCGAGACAGAACAGGGCACAGAGCTGCAGAATCAAGGGACAGGTGGAAGGTGGTGGGACAGAGCAGAGGGAATAAtggtgtgaggacacagggatgAAGTGCACACAACACCCACCTGTGTGAGTAGAAGAGGACATCGATGAGGGTGGTGGCGATGGCTGGCAGTGTTTCAGGGTCCAGCGTGAGGACACAGAAGCGGTTCTGTGGACTCTGGATGGGATGCACTGTGGGGCTGGGCCCTGCTAAGGAGGGACCAGGCAGAGGCAGGTGAAAAGGCAACAGTGGGCTGGGGCGCCCCCTGGTGGGGCCTGGGCTGAATGCAGGGTCATGCTCTACAAGAACCCACTGCAGTTTTCCCCGCCCCATCTCCCCATCTTGTGAGGCGGTGTCAGCTGGTCTCCCCATGCCCACAGACCCACCCGCACAAGGGAAGGGCCTCAGAGGGAAGAGGAGCCCCCGCCCAGGTTTGGGTGTCAGAGGTCGGCCCTCACCATGCTGGGCACGGGGAAAGCCGTTGCTGGAATCAGCCCTGGCAACAGGCACAGGCTCCCCGCCCACCTCTCGGTAAATGTCAAACTCCTGGGCCAGCGTGTGGATCACCTTGGACAGGTCCTGCTCCCGCACCTGGGCCACCGGGAGACGGCACATCACACGGGTCCCCAGACACCCATGCCCACCCTACCCTACACTGGCGCCTGCAGGAAACTCACCAGGATGAAGTCTGTCTGGTAAGTGGACAGCATCAGCACGGACACATGGTGCTTGGCTAGTGGTGCAATGACTGAGCGGGCGATCTTGGTGACCCCAGCAGCCTGCACGGCTGCTCCGCTGTGGGATGACACATTCAGCACCAGCCATGTGGCCTCAGCCACTTGCAGGAACTCAGATGGGGGCAGCTCTGTGGGTAGGGGGCACATGCTCGGTCAGGGcccgcagggctggcccctgcccctcaGTTTCCCTGAGACTTGGAGGGCTCTCCCAAAGCAAGGTCGGGTCTGAGACTAGGGCTCTCTCCCTCCTCCGAGTCCTGCTCCTGAGACCTGCATGTATGGAAGGACTGAGAAATGCTCCAGGTGCTGGCCAGCCAGGGATTGCAACTTCCCAGTTAAGATCAAAGCTCCAgattcagacagacctgggttcaaatcccagcttcgCCATTTATCTGCTGTTGGCCTGGGGCAAATGatttaacatctctgagtctcagtttcctcatctgtaaaatgggatgacagTACTCATCTCCCTCATGACTGTTTTGTGGGTTAACAGGTTTTATACCATGTGACACCACCAGGGGGCGCCAGCAGATCAGGTTGGCTGGCGTATGCCTTCCTCTCCTAGCACATCCAGACTTGCCTGCAGTACAAATAGGGAAACTAAGGCCTGAAGCGGTGCAGTGGGGGATGGGCCTAGCCCCAGTTGGCTAGCCTGAGAGTCCAGGCCTGTGAGGATGGGTCAAGCTGGCAGGAGTGGGAGCCAGATGTCAGTTCCAGGGACCAGGGAGGGATTAGGCTGGCGTCCAGTCCAGAGCAGAagccagggccagggtggttgctAATCAGCCAACCACAGCCAGGAGGCCCCCCAGGAccctgccctgggctggctgCCTGTTCCTGCATTCCTTCCCCAACCCTCAGACTCCTGGAGCTCCAGACCAGTCCGGGAGGGGGTTGACCAGCACGAGGGAGAGAAGTCCGGAGAGAAACAATGGCCAGGGGGGTATATGAGCCACAGGAACACGATTCTTGGCCGGAAACGTAACTGAGGCTTTGCTGCTGGCCTGAGGCTCCTAAGTGCCCTTCACATACAGGCCCTCATGGGATCAGAACCTTAACTATACCATTTTACCTAAGAGGAAACAAATAGCTCAGAGCGGGGAAATGACTTGCCAAAGggcacacagccagtgagtggtgGAGTCCAATCCGAACCCAGATCCGTCCGCCTTAAAGGCCCCAGCTCTTGGGACATTAGATCCTAAAATCTAGTGAGAATCCCGAAAAGAGGGGAGGGCGAcatcctttcccttctccccctGCCCAGCTCAGCCCCACCTTTGAAGCCCTCCTCGTCCACCATGAGCGTGTAATCCTCAGGGGTCTCCGTCAGGCTGAAGAACTTGCACCTGGTTGGGAGCGGGGGCATCTTCAGCCCGAGCTGGGCGGAGGGGGCAGGTAGACTTCGCTCTATCTGCCCGGA
Coding sequences:
- the CASTOR1 gene encoding cytosolic arginine sensor for mTORC1 subunit 1 isoform X1 — protein: MELHILEHRVRVLSLARPGLWLYTHPLIKLLFLPHRSRCKFFSLTETPEDYTLMVDEEGFKELPPSEFLQVAEATWLVLNVSSHSGAAVQAAGVTKIARSVIAPLAKHHVSVLMLSTYQTDFILVREQDLSKVIHTLAQEFDIYREVGGEPVPVARADSSNGFPRAQHAGPSPTVHPIQSPQNRFCVLTLDPETLPAIATTLIDVLFYSHSAPKEAASGSPGPSSITFFAFSLIEGYISIVMDAETQKKFPSDLLLTSSSGELWRMVRIGGQPLGFDECGIVAQIAGPLAAADISAYYISTFNFDHALVPEDGIGSVIEVLQRRQEGLGS
- the CASTOR1 gene encoding cytosolic arginine sensor for mTORC1 subunit 1 isoform X4, with amino-acid sequence MELHILEHRVRVLSLARPGLWLYTHPLIKLLFLPHRSRCKFFSLTETPEDYTLMVDEEGFKELPPSEFLQVAEATWLVLNVSSHSGAAVQAAGVTKIARSVIAPLAKHHVSVLMLSTYQTDFILVREQDLSKVIHTLAQEFDIYREVGGEPVPVARADSSNGFPRAQHGPSPTVHPIQSPQNRFCVLTLDPETLPAIATTLIDVLFYSHRFPSDLLLTSSSGELWRMVRIGGQPLGFDECGIVAQIAGPLAAADISAYYISTFNFDHALVPEDGIGSVIEVLQRRQEGLGS
- the CASTOR1 gene encoding cytosolic arginine sensor for mTORC1 subunit 1 isoform X2, yielding MELHILEHRVRVLSLARPGLWLYTHPLIKLLFLPHRSRCKFFSLTETPEDYTLMVDEEGFKELPPSEFLQVAEATWLVLNVSSHSGAAVQAAGVTKIARSVIAPLAKHHVSVLMLSTYQTDFILVREQDLSKVIHTLAQEFDIYREVGGEPVPVARADSSNGFPRAQHGPSPTVHPIQSPQNRFCVLTLDPETLPAIATTLIDVLFYSHSAPKEAASGSPGPSSITFFAFSLIEGYISIVMDAETQKKFPSDLLLTSSSGELWRMVRIGGQPLGFDECGIVAQIAGPLAAADISAYYISTFNFDHALVPEDGIGSVIEVLQRRQEGLGS
- the CASTOR1 gene encoding cytosolic arginine sensor for mTORC1 subunit 1 isoform X3; the protein is MELHILEHRVRVLSLARPGLWLYTHPLIKLLFLPHRSRCKFFSLTETPEDYTLMVDEEGFKELPPSEFLQVAEATWLVLNVSSHSGAAVQAAGVTKIARSVIAPLAKHHVSVLMLSTYQTDFILVREQDLSKVIHTLAQEFDIYREVGGEPVPVARADSSNGFPRAQHAGPSPTVHPIQSPQNRFCVLTLDPETLPAIATTLIDVLFYSHRFPSDLLLTSSSGELWRMVRIGGQPLGFDECGIVAQIAGPLAAADISAYYISTFNFDHALVPEDGIGSVIEVLQRRQEGLGS